A region of the Anolis carolinensis isolate JA03-04 chromosome 1, rAnoCar3.1.pri, whole genome shotgun sequence genome:
tttgaccaCCATTTTAACTCttgtggctcaatgatatggaatcccaggatttgtaatTCGATGAGGTACCAGAACTCTTCACAAGGAATGATAAATATCCTGTAAAACTTCAGTTCCcatgaactatggcagttaaagtgatgccaaattccattcattctacagtgtagattcagccttatgGTCTAATGTATCATCTCGCCTTAATTGAAACCTATGAATAGAATATAGGACAAAAACCCACCAGAGGATTCTCTGACAAAACTCCATCCCTTATCCCATCTCACCactatttattgttatttgtttttagTACAGGTTGagaattccttatccaaaatgctgagGATCAGGAGTGTTTGGGATTTCTAGAGGTCTTTTTTTTGGATTTGAGTATACCTGTATTTGTCTTTATGTACATAAagagaaatgggacccaagtttaaataTCAAATGCacctatattttatatataccttTTATACTTGGCCAGGTTTAGGACCCATGGCAGCTCAcagcaaaatatttttgtaaacaaataaaacagggCATGTGCTAAaataacatggattaaaatgagCTGGCATGTGATGACAAAAGTTTTAAACCCACTTATAGTCCATATTCCAGGTAATAATgccaggctgctcactggaggggaggctatgagaggcaaaaatgaagtactttggccacatcatgagaagacaagaaagcttggagaatataatgatgctggggaaaatggaaggaaaaaggaagagaggccaatcaagggcaagatggatggatggtatccttgaagtgactggcttgaccttgaaggaactgggggcagcgatggccgacaggaagctctggcgtggactggtccatgaggtcaagaaAAGTCGGAAGCCACTGAACGAATAAACGACAGACTTGCACAAAAAATAGAATACAAGCAACCTAAAATGTATTTTCAATGACCAGCTACCCAATGAGTTGttgaattttaaaatttttaaaataaaattaccaaAGGAGTTAGGTTTGAACTGGGGAGTCTGTTGAGCGAAAATGCAGGAAATGACTATTGGATGTCATTAGTACTGTAGGGTTACCAATTGTGCATGTTCCTTCTGATAATCCTCATAGTCTTCATAGTTGCAGATAAAGACTAGGAACTGTGTGGCTCCAcatcagtttattttattttatatgattttaatccTACCTTTATCCCCATAGGGGCTCAAGGTGACtaacaataacatgacacaacccaaatagaatttaaaaacaaaataataaaaaaccatgTGTTTGTgtcatgaatataaaaattaaatacaattaaaattacatttaaaagctAAACATCCCCTCCTTTCCCCAAAGTCCCACCCGCAAAactgtgaggactcatgggccttgtaatcctgttcctagtactattgtggcagatgaagatgaaaacatggggttttcgccggttcagcaagagccggagtcccttcacctgcaggatgttgatgtttgccctcaagaattcagccaaacaggccttgggcagaactcccctccgtttcccaggaaagaatcttattccaaagaaaggggagtcagggaagctcaacggaggagtttacgcatcgctgccaaacaaatggctgattaggcctgcttcccttgggaaattctaaggagtcacacatctggacagagttgggtttcacttctcgttctctagggaaagagttctgttggcgggaaaacgagacccaatataggtgtttggcgcgagggattctttgcggagtcaattgatcagcttcaggagagagatcgtgtgtggacttcataatcccagttccttgcttcccggatcaagcttcaagccttgccctgcctcgcggttttaccacgaaccctgcttcatgcttcatgttttgccttgtctccagtcacggatctagtcaagaatcaagtttatttccagccttgttgtcaagcgtCATTggactctaggactctgctatttccccacactattgcttggcaaagtgtgtgtttcggtcaagtggattagaactttgaactctaatatcatttattggacaatacatttttggactatatttgacctcatttgaaaggtctgcttctgaactatattcttcacttgtttttattgattttatatatttctttaataaagatattagatagagactggcctctgtgtatggttattggtgctctgctgccagggttctgacaaaaaCCCACAGGAgtattgtatttatgtatttatttatttacagtatttatattctgtcgttctctccccaaaggggactcagggcagatcacagaacatacatatgcagccaacattcaataccatttctacactgacaagacagacaattgtacatatataagcttttcccatctttggcatctggGAGGTTCAGTTCTGGTCACTGGGGCAGGGGTGTGCTGTCATTCCATCTtcctgccgaagagctttgttcgtaaactttcCTCCTTGATCTAATcaccagcatttttctggcatttccttatggatgCTCTTAAAATACCTTCGAATTGCCAGATAGGTGGAAGCTggactaaaggccaggagctcactctgacccaggcttcgaactgtcaacctcttgattgacaaggtttattgcagctggtggtttaacctgctgtgctaaagcctggctcTATCCTGGCATTTTTATCTCAACTAAAGTCTTTTGTAGTTCTATGTCTCTATGTATGTTTCTTCATGTTAATATGTCAATTTATGTCAATGCCTCAGAAttaatatggttttcttaggcaaggaatactcagaagtggttttgccaattcattCCTTTCATTCCTTGAAATGACTTTGaaatggccgggctgtggcgcagctgttgagcagctgccttaaatcactctgaccatgaggtcatgagttcgaggccagcccgtggcggggtgagcacccgtcaattaaaaataaaaaatagcccctgctcgttgctgacctagcaacccgaaagatagttgcatctatcaagtaggagataaggtaccacttataaagtggggaggcaagattaactaatttacgacctggaatgaggaagtgccgtcagtgtggatgatgaagcagctgctcccccctgtggccagaatcgaacatcccctcagaagaacgttaacttgcctctgcgtgtgtctctctcagtctctgtttgatgtgtttatgggcattgaatgtttgccctatgtgtgttataatgtgatccgccctgagtccccttcggggtgagaagggcggaatataaatactgtaaataaataaataaataaataaataaatgtagcccATAGCACCTGGTAGACATTGGCAGTTCCTATCCATGTGCTAACTGCTTAGCTTCAAAGTCAGATGGGATTTGTTGATTTTAGGTTGTTTAGGACTGATCTTATGCCATTCAAGTCCAAGTCATATCAACATACATTGTGTTGTGATAGGGAGGAGTTGCCAGCAATGTATTGTTGCTTGGAAAATCCATCTTGTCTCCGTTTTGTAGCCACAGTCAGCATTTCATTTTAAAGAGTTACAGCTCAAGGGAACAAGAATACCTGCGGCAATAGGTGCCCACGTTTTTGCTGTGCAAACCCTGGCTTCACTATACCAATGACTGGCTTGGGCAAAGGCAACTGTTTCTCCTGCCCTTTTGTCATTACAGGATGCAGTGATAGAGACCCCAGGCTCTTCATTCAACCACGATGATATAATGGAGACCTTGGACAATAAGAACCAAGCTGTGCGGCTAGCAGTCAGTGCTACAAGAGGGACCAGTACCTTGCAGCCAGAAGCCTTCTCCAGGATTGGCGAGGCCAGCAGTTTAGAGGGAATGGGTCAGCTGAGCATCAGGCATATCACAGCAGCCGACCTTGACTTGGAGAAGATGAGACTGGAAGGGGCCATGACCCGGCTGAAGTACCGACAAGAGGACAACGAAAAGCAGAGGCAGCATGAGGAAAGAATGGCACAGTTGCGTCTCCAGGCCAGATCTCGATCAGTAAGTGGGACAAAACCATGGGGAAACAAACAGAGTAAGAGAGTGGGTAAAAAAGAGAGTTAACCCACTCGCTATTACAGGGAAAGGTGACCACAAGGTGAAGATAAAACAATGCTTGCTAAGGCACTCAGTCTCAAGTCTGCCCTGAAGCAGTGAAACAGAAATATAACTGGAacgtgttcagagaagggcaaccaaaatggccaaaggtctggaagccaagccaaaTAAGGAGAGGCCAAGGGAattgggtatatttagcttggagaaaagaagattgatatcagacatgatagtcatgtttaaatattggaaaggatgtcacactaaggagggggcaagcttattttctgctgctctagagacaagGACCCCTTCCACATGATATCGAGCTTGAATTTGCAGCTGAATTTAATCCCGtaatttttgctttgaactggaatacatggcagtgtggactcagataatccagttcaaagcagatattgtgggattttctgccttgatattctgggttatatatctgtgtggaagggccctagaacaCAGAATAATGAACTTAAATTgcatgaaaagagattccacctaaacgttaggaagaGTTTCCTGATGGttagagttgtttgacagtggaatatgcttcctctGAGTGTGGCAGGGTCTCCTtttctgaaggcttttaaacagaggctgaaaggccatctgtcaagagtgttttCATTGGTTGCTCATGCATGACAGaatgaggctggactggatggcccttggggtcttttccaggTTGCATATCTATTTAGGAGGAATTTGATGCACACatgcaacatttcacagatgaaaaccaagacATATTTAGCCAATatcagagtgtagtcaagatCACCAAggctattaatgaggaagaacagacaatCTCAGACAGGCTGTTATTGAACtacgttatatgagtctacattgagccatttcaaactgcatcatgtgaaagtgtagatggggccatagttggcagcaatggaagtaagctgagaacaaaaAGGTGAattgggaagaggagaaagaaattgggacatttgaaaaaaatggaacaagagagaGTTGATTAGAACTGTCCCTTCAAATCAGAGCAGTTGGGGATATGTTAATGAACCAGTAATGCATAtatacctatctatatatatatataaaagggtaatgaaatttcggcctaggacaaaacaacaaaactacacacctcagaaacactaaacttggcagcacaacccctcatccatgcctctatgttcatacaataaaaaagaaaagaaaaatgaagtcctaattagagggagaggaataattgtttttatccaattgttgccagttagaaggctaatctctgcccacttggtctcttagcaacccactcagcccaggggacaggcagagttaggcctctttcacactgcctataaaatacagattatcagatttgaactggattatatggcagtgtagactcaaggcccttccacacagctatataacacatttataatcttatattatctgctttgaactggattatcttgagtccacactgccatataatccacttcagtgtgtattttatacagctgtgaagaaggggcctcatataatccagttctgagcagataatataagattataaatatgtaataattactgtgatataattactgtgatatacagaacaatataatctctaaaatcaggacagtaaataaagagcaacactgaaagcataagccacagcaacgtgtggccgggcaaagctagtaacttATACATACTTATATACTTATACATACTTTGTTTCTTTGGATATGTTAATGGGGCTTAATCCCTGAGTGGGGCACATATAAAATGGCTGAAGTTGCAATCCTAGTTACCTTATTACATGGGCATCAGTCCTACTGATCTCCATaaaacttacttctgagtaggtaTTCCTATGAGTACCTTTATTTCCTTCTAGCTGATACAAGGGACTACTTTATAAGCCAACCTATGATTTTCTgtccccccttccttttccccttcccttcctctcctgtgTAGATTGGAGAAGAGCTTCGCGAATTATTCCAGCCTCAGAACCAGTATGCCCTATTTTTTTTCTGCTTCATCTTTATTCATGTTATTTACACTGCCAAGGAGCTGGCTTTCTATTTTATTACCAAACATCATCTATTCTGCTTTGTCTTGTTGCTGTATTTCCTTTGCAAGAAGATCTTCTTGGATTGCAAAGGCCAGAAAAACTAATTGAGAAATAGCAGCAGACTCTCGACTGTAAAGAAAAAGGGACAAAGGAATCCCTGATGTTTTTCCATCTCAATTCTgtcctctcttctttcttctttatacTTCTTCTTTCCTAAGGTGAACAATAAATACAAATGCCAGCATGGTTATATTAAGGGCCTGTGCTTTAAAAATGATATctgcataaaggtaaaggtttccccttgacattaagtctaatcatgtctgactctgggatgtggtgctcatctccatttctaagccgaagagctggcgctgtccgtagacacctccaagatcatgtggccggcatgactacatggagcgctgctgccttcccgccggagcggtacctattgatttacttacatttgcatgtttttaaactgctaggttagcagaagctggggctaacagtggaagcacCCCAACTtggtggattcaaaccaccaacttttcagtcagcaagttcagaagctcagcagtttaatccaatgtgccattgggggctcagtatctgcatacagatgtattatttttaaaattgggtCTAGTGCCCCTGGGAAAGATATTATTTTAAAggtatgggactcaaagcagaccATCAAAGATAATTTTAAATGACCCTGATTATACTAAAAAAGACATTATGCATGGATATAATAGCccaaaaatgggaaaaaactgCCTTAGACTGTAGTCTCCAGAATCTTCCAAACACTATGGCCAAGTGGACTGGAAGATTCTGGAATTTTAACCCTCCAAAAAGACATTTTATGGAGCTCTAAAATAGCATAATAGAATCAAATTGAAACACATTTTTTCAACCTGGCACATTCAGGATGTATCAGGGCCTCCTGTAACACTGGGGGAGTGGGATAGGGATTGGTTTAAGCTGTCACAATGTTGTAGAGATGTAATCCTTTGCTTCCTTTGATAATGAAATGAGCAATAAGTAATTTTAGGAATTTTCTTTCTGTTGCAAGCACATTACAACTTCTCAGTTTGAGAGTTGTTCTGTCCAAATTTGCAGCTTTtttctgtacatataatattcaatgcagaaatatttcTCTGTATTTCCTAAAAATGATGTTTTCTATACCAACAAGTGTGACCTTTGTAGAATAAATCCCAAACAGTAAAGAACCAATCAAGGATTTTCCCCATCAGAGTTTTCCAATGCTCAAGGAACACATGTTTCAAAagtttgtagaattaatgcaacttaacATTGCTTTAACTccctggctcaatgttgt
Encoded here:
- the LOC100552677 gene encoding transmembrane protein 247 encodes the protein METGRESHSSSEFSNYGAESVNHTDKEIQADMDRSSNMEGSYQEGSAELKEMQAGIEFAVQISPIKESKNHKEKTDAVIETPGSSFNHDDIMETLDNKNQAVRLAVSATRGTSTLQPEAFSRIGEASSLEGMGQLSIRHITAADLDLEKMRLEGAMTRLKYRQEDNEKQRQHEERMAQLRLQARSRSIGEELRELFQPQNQYALFFFCFIFIHVIYTAKELAFYFITKHHLFCFVLLLYFLCKKIFLDCKGQKN